The following are encoded in a window of Campylobacter concisus ATCC 51562 genomic DNA:
- a CDS encoding Dps family protein, with product MSKVILQLNVIQADANALYIKFHDLHWNVKGIQFFSVHEYTEKAYEDMSEIFDDAAERALMLGGRPIVKAEELAKVTHIKHEPKEIYTPTEVLEIVLADYKHLLGEFKKLDELAEGDTTTQMYAQDQIAKFEKAIWMLNATLSK from the coding sequence ATGTCAAAAGTTATTTTACAATTAAATGTTATTCAGGCTGATGCAAATGCACTTTATATTAAATTTCACGATCTTCACTGGAATGTAAAAGGTATTCAATTTTTTAGCGTTCATGAATACACAGAAAAAGCTTACGAAGATATGAGTGAGATATTTGACGATGCAGCAGAAAGGGCTCTTATGCTTGGTGGCAGACCTATCGTCAAGGCTGAGGAGCTAGCAAAAGTTACTCATATCAAACACGAGCCAAAAGAAATTTACACTCCAACTGAGGTTTTAGAGATTGTCTTGGCTGATTATAAACACCTTTTGGGCGAGTTTAAAAAGCTTGACGAACTTGCAGAAGGCGATACAACAACTCAAATGTATGCACAAGATCAAATCGCAAAATTTGAAAAAGCGATCTGGATGCTAAACGCAACACTTAGCAAATAA
- a CDS encoding rhodanese-like domain-containing protein, which yields MKKILLLGAVCCMLSADVKTVNISPDEIKKYDQIIDIRTPSEWQETGVIAGAKTITFNPNDKSAFLEELSKAVDIKKPIALVCRSGRRSTAAAAAIDSSDLKIINLDGGMSSLIEQGYKTTPYKK from the coding sequence ATGAAAAAAATTTTACTTTTAGGAGCCGTTTGTTGCATGTTGTCAGCTGATGTTAAAACCGTTAACATAAGCCCAGATGAGATCAAAAAATATGATCAGATTATCGATATAAGAACTCCATCTGAGTGGCAAGAGACTGGTGTTATCGCAGGTGCAAAGACTATAACTTTTAATCCAAACGATAAGAGTGCATTTTTGGAGGAGCTTTCAAAGGCAGTTGATATCAAAAAACCTATTGCTCTTGTTTGCAGAAGCGGCAGAAGAAGTACGGCAGCAGCCGCAGCGATAGATAGCTCAGATCTTAAGATAATAAATTTAGATGGAGGTATGAGTAGCTTGATCGAGCAAGGCTATAAAACTACGCCTTATAAAAAATAA
- the fusA gene encoding elongation factor G encodes MAERKTPLHKVRNIGIAAHIDAGKTTTSERILFFTGMSHKIGEVHDGAATMDWMEQEKERGITITSAATTAFWKGYQINLIDTPGHVDFTIEVERSMRVLDGAVSVFCSVGGVQPQSETVWRQANKYHVPRIVFVNKMDRIGANFFRVEEQIRERLKANPIPIQIPIGAEDNFRGVVDLVRMKAYVWNDEKKPTDYVEEEIPAEVKDKAEEYRAKLIEAVSETDDSLMEKFFAGEELSEEEIKKGIKAGCLRMTITPMLCGTAFKNKGIQPLLDAVVDYLPAPDEIAAINGVYEDGAEVTVESTDDGEFAALAFKIMTDPFVGQLTFIRVYRGSLESGSYAYNTVQDCKERIGRLLKMHSNKREEITELFAGEIGAVVGLKNTLTGDTLASEKDKVILERMDFPEPVISVAVEPKTKADQEKMAIALQKLAQEDPSFRVSTDEESGQTIISGMGELHLEIIVDRMLREFKVDAEVGQPQVAYRETIRKTVEQEYKYAKQSGGRGQYGHVFLRIEPLPAASGFEFVNDIKGGVVPKEYIPAVEKGCKEALQSGVLAGYPVEDVKVTLFDGSYHEVDSSEMAFKLAASMGFKEGARKAGAVILEPMMKVEVETPEEYMGDVIGDLNKRRGQVNSMDDRNGVKIIAAYCPLAQMFGYSTDLRSMTQGRATYSMEFDHYEEVPKNVSDEIIKKRNG; translated from the coding sequence ATGGCAGAGAGAAAAACGCCTTTACATAAGGTAAGAAATATTGGTATTGCGGCTCACATTGATGCTGGAAAGACAACTACTAGTGAGAGAATTTTATTCTTTACTGGCATGAGCCATAAAATAGGTGAGGTTCATGATGGTGCTGCTACCATGGACTGGATGGAACAAGAAAAAGAGCGTGGTATTACTATTACTTCAGCTGCAACTACGGCATTTTGGAAGGGTTATCAAATAAACCTAATCGACACTCCGGGACACGTTGACTTTACTATCGAAGTTGAGCGTTCTATGCGTGTTCTTGACGGTGCTGTTTCAGTATTTTGTTCTGTTGGTGGTGTTCAACCACAATCAGAAACTGTTTGGAGACAAGCAAATAAATATCACGTACCAAGAATTGTTTTTGTTAATAAAATGGATAGAATTGGTGCAAATTTCTTTAGAGTTGAAGAGCAGATCAGGGAAAGACTAAAAGCAAACCCAATTCCTATTCAAATTCCTATAGGTGCCGAGGATAACTTTAGAGGTGTGGTTGACCTTGTAAGAATGAAAGCTTATGTTTGGAATGATGAGAAAAAACCAACTGACTATGTTGAAGAAGAAATTCCAGCTGAAGTTAAAGATAAAGCAGAGGAATACCGTGCAAAACTAATCGAAGCAGTTTCAGAGACAGATGATAGCTTGATGGAGAAATTTTTTGCTGGTGAAGAGCTAAGTGAAGAAGAGATTAAAAAAGGCATAAAAGCAGGCTGCTTGAGAATGACTATCACGCCTATGCTTTGCGGAACTGCGTTTAAGAACAAAGGTATCCAACCTCTACTTGATGCTGTTGTTGATTATTTACCAGCTCCAGATGAGATCGCAGCGATAAATGGTGTTTATGAAGATGGCGCTGAAGTGACTGTTGAAAGTACAGATGATGGCGAATTTGCCGCTCTTGCGTTTAAGATTATGACTGACCCATTTGTTGGACAGCTAACATTTATCCGTGTTTATAGAGGAAGCCTTGAAAGTGGTAGCTATGCTTACAATACAGTTCAAGACTGCAAAGAGAGAATCGGCCGCTTACTAAAAATGCACTCAAATAAACGTGAAGAGATTACTGAGCTTTTTGCTGGTGAGATCGGTGCTGTTGTTGGTCTAAAAAATACTCTAACAGGTGACACTCTAGCTAGCGAGAAAGATAAAGTTATCCTTGAGAGAATGGACTTCCCAGAGCCAGTTATCAGTGTTGCAGTTGAGCCAAAAACAAAAGCAGATCAAGAAAAAATGGCGATCGCTCTTCAAAAACTAGCTCAAGAAGATCCAAGTTTTAGAGTTAGTACAGACGAAGAGAGTGGTCAAACTATTATTAGCGGTATGGGTGAGCTTCACTTGGAGATCATAGTTGATCGTATGCTTCGTGAATTTAAAGTTGATGCTGAAGTTGGTCAACCACAAGTTGCTTACCGCGAAACTATCCGCAAAACAGTTGAGCAAGAGTATAAATATGCTAAACAATCAGGCGGTCGTGGCCAATATGGTCACGTATTTTTACGTATTGAGCCGCTTCCAGCTGCTAGTGGATTTGAATTTGTTAATGATATCAAAGGTGGTGTTGTTCCAAAAGAATATATTCCAGCTGTTGAAAAAGGTTGCAAAGAGGCACTTCAAAGCGGTGTTCTTGCTGGTTACCCAGTTGAAGACGTTAAAGTTACACTATTTGATGGTAGCTACCATGAAGTTGACTCATCTGAAATGGCATTTAAACTTGCTGCTTCAATGGGATTCAAGGAAGGTGCTAGAAAGGCAGGTGCTGTTATTCTTGAGCCTATGATGAAGGTTGAAGTTGAAACTCCAGAAGAGTATATGGGTGATGTTATAGGCGACCTTAACAAACGCCGTGGCCAAGTAAATTCAATGGATGATAGAAATGGCGTAAAGATCATTGCAGCTTATTGTCCATTAGCTCAAATGTTTGGCTATTCAACAGATCTTCGCTCAATGACTCAAGGTCGTGCAACTTATTCAATGGAATTTGATCACTACGAAGAAGTTCCTAAAAACGTAAGTGATGAAATCATTAAAAAGAGAAATGGCTAA
- the rpsG gene encoding 30S ribosomal protein S7 — MRRRKAPVREVLPDPIYGNKIITKFINSLMYDGKKSVATEIMYGAIKAIEKKNAEVKGIDVFNDAIENVKPILEVKSRRVGGATYQVPVEVRPARQQALAIRWLITYARKRSERTMIDKLANELLDAANSKGASFKKKEDTYKMAEANKAFAHYRW; from the coding sequence ATGAGAAGAAGAAAAGCCCCTGTAAGGGAAGTCTTACCTGATCCGATTTACGGAAATAAAATAATCACTAAATTTATTAATTCTCTTATGTATGATGGCAAAAAAAGCGTCGCTACTGAGATAATGTATGGTGCTATTAAAGCCATAGAAAAGAAAAATGCTGAGGTTAAAGGCATCGACGTTTTTAACGATGCTATTGAAAATGTAAAACCTATTTTAGAAGTTAAATCACGCCGTGTTGGTGGTGCTACTTATCAAGTACCAGTTGAGGTTCGCCCAGCTCGCCAACAAGCTCTTGCTATCCGCTGGCTTATAACTTATGCTAGAAAGAGAAGCGAAAGAACTATGATAGATAAACTAGCGAATGAGCTCTTAGATGCGGCAAACTCAAAAGGTGCATCTTTCAAGAAGAAGGAAGATACTTACAAGATGGCAGAAGCTAATAAAGCATTTGCTCACTACCGCTGGTAA
- the rpsL gene encoding 30S ribosomal protein S12 — protein sequence MPTINQLVRKERKKVTVKSKSPALKECPQRRGVCTRVYTTTPKKPNSALRKVAKVRLTSGFEVISYIGGEGHNLQEHSIVLVRGGRVKDLPGVKYHIVRGALDTAGVAKRTVSRSKYGAKRPKAGAAAATKK from the coding sequence GTGCCAACCATAAATCAATTGGTCAGAAAAGAACGCAAGAAAGTGACTGTTAAGTCAAAATCTCCAGCGTTAAAAGAGTGCCCTCAAAGAAGAGGAGTTTGCACTAGGGTTTATACTACAACTCCTAAAAAACCAAACTCAGCTTTGAGGAAAGTTGCCAAAGTCAGGCTAACAAGCGGTTTTGAAGTCATCAGCTATATCGGCGGTGAAGGTCACAACCTACAAGAACACAGTATTGTTTTAGTTCGCGGCGGTAGGGTTAAAGACTTACCAGGTGTTAAATATCACATCGTTCGTGGTGCACTTGATACTGCTGGTGTTGCAAAAAGAACAGTTTCTCGTTCTAAATATGGTGCGAAACGCCCTAAAGCTGGCGCTGCAGCTGCAACAAAAAAGTAA
- a CDS encoding DoxX family protein — protein MKNVDLGLLFIRLGLGICLFMHGFGKILHGLSGVKGVLVNAGLPGFLAYFSYLGEVLAPIMLIIGFYSRVGAILVLGTSITILYSYYGFTNLFALNEVNGFKSELIYLYIAISLCILLIGSGKYAIKQD, from the coding sequence ATGAAAAACGTTGATCTTGGACTTTTATTTATACGTTTAGGACTTGGTATCTGCCTTTTTATGCATGGTTTTGGTAAAATTTTACATGGACTTAGTGGAGTAAAAGGTGTATTAGTAAATGCTGGTTTACCTGGATTTTTGGCATATTTTTCTTACCTTGGAGAGGTCTTAGCACCCATTATGTTAATTATTGGTTTTTATTCAAGAGTGGGTGCTATCCTAGTTTTAGGTACTAGTATTACTATTTTATACTCGTACTATGGATTTACAAATTTATTTGCATTAAATGAAGTTAATGGTTTTAAATCAGAACTTATTTACCTTTATATTGCTATTTCACTTTGTATTCTTTTGATAGGTAGTGGCAAATATGCTATCAAACAAGACTAA
- the rpoC gene encoding DNA-directed RNA polymerase subunit beta': MKLTNLKPVEIKEEHRPRDFEAFQLRLASPEKIKSWSYGEVKKPETINYRTLKPERDGLFCAKIFGPIRDYECLCGKYKKMRYKGIKCEKCGVEVTTSKVRRSRMGHIELVTPVAHIWYVNFLPSRIGALLGIKMKDLERVLYYEAYIVDNAGEAYYDNENSKKVEKYDVLNEEQYQSLASRYEETGFTARMGGEVIYDMLAELDLMEILNQLKEEMESTNSEAKKKTIVKRLKVIESFLNSGNRPEWMMITNLPVLPPDLRPLVSLDGGKFAVSDVNDLYRRVINRNSRLKRLLELDAPEIIIRNEKRMLQEAVDALFDNGRRANAVKGANKRPLKSLSEIIKGKQGRFRQNLLGKRVDFSGRSVIVVGPKLKMDQCGLPKKMALELFKPHLLARLEEKGYATTVKQAKKMIEDKTNEVWECLEEVVKDYPVMLNRAPTLHKLSIQAFHPVLVEGKAIQLHPLVCAAFNADFDGDQMAVHVPLSQEAIAECKILMLSSMNILLPASGKAITVPSQDMVLGIYYLSLERNDEKGANKIFSSVDEVMIAEEANTLGLHAKIKTMVDNKIIFTTAGRLILRAILPDFVPENMWNKIMKKKDIANLVDYVYRNGGLEVTADFLDKLKNLGFRYATKAGISISIADIIVPDSKQKYIDEAKKKVREIQKQYGAGLLTDSERYNKIIDIWTDTNNSVASEMMKLIQNDKGGFNSIYMMADSGARGSAAQIRQLAGMRGLMAKPDGSIIETPIISNFREGLNIMEYFNSTHGARKGLADTALKTANAGYLTRKLIDVAQNVKVTMHDCGTHEGVEITDITESGELIESLEERVLGRVLADDVIDPITNEILFSEGTLLDEEKARAITEAGIKSVSIRTPITCKAPKGVCAKCYGLNLGEGKLVKPGEAVGIISAQSIGEPGTQLTLRTFHIGGTASTEQQDRQVIAQKEGFIRYYNLNTYDNGDKKIVANRRSAAVLLVEPKIKSTIDGKIEIEYAHEDVNIVIKGKKEEVKYTIRRNDLAKPNELAGVSGKIEGKMYIPYVSGDKVKENESIVEIIKEGWNIPNRIPYASELKISDGDPVTRKILADANGVVKFFILKGDYLDRVKDIKKGHKVTEKGFFVVVSDKDGREAVRHYIPRNSIIQVSDNDAVERATVVSLPEKDDKLIIAEWDPYSTPTIAEEAGVVSFEDIEPGYSATEQADEATGQRRLVINEYLPSGVKPAIIIATKKGNLIKYPLDPKTAIFVSSGDEVAQADILAKTPKAVAKSKDITGGLPRVSELFEARRPKNTAIVAEIDGVVRFDKPLRSKERIIIQAEDGTTAEYLIEKSRQIQVRDGEFVHAGEKLTDGLISSHDILRILGEKALHYYLISEIQQVYRRQGVAIADKHIEIIVSQMLRQVKIVDSGNTNFIVGDMVSRNKFKEENERIMNMGGEPAIAEPILLGVTRAAIGSDSVISAASFQETTKVLTEASIAAKFDYLEDLKENVILGRMIPVGTGFYKDKKVKIKEN, encoded by the coding sequence ATGAAACTAACTAATTTAAAACCAGTTGAGATAAAAGAAGAGCATAGACCTCGTGATTTTGAAGCTTTTCAACTTCGTTTAGCAAGTCCTGAGAAGATAAAATCTTGGAGTTATGGCGAAGTTAAAAAACCAGAAACTATCAACTACCGCACGCTAAAACCTGAGCGTGACGGCTTGTTTTGTGCGAAAATTTTTGGACCGATCCGTGATTACGAGTGCCTTTGTGGCAAATATAAAAAGATGCGTTATAAAGGCATCAAGTGCGAAAAGTGCGGCGTTGAAGTAACAACATCTAAGGTTCGCCGCTCTCGCATGGGTCACATTGAGCTTGTAACTCCAGTGGCTCACATCTGGTATGTAAATTTCTTACCAAGCCGTATTGGTGCACTTCTTGGTATTAAGATGAAGGATCTTGAGCGCGTACTTTACTATGAGGCATATATTGTTGATAATGCTGGTGAGGCTTATTACGACAATGAAAATTCTAAGAAAGTTGAAAAATACGACGTTTTAAATGAAGAACAATATCAAAGCCTAGCTTCAAGATATGAAGAGACTGGTTTTACGGCTAGAATGGGTGGCGAGGTCATCTATGATATGCTAGCTGAGCTTGATTTGATGGAGATTTTAAATCAGCTAAAAGAAGAGATGGAGTCTACAAATTCTGAGGCCAAGAAAAAGACTATCGTAAAACGCCTAAAAGTTATCGAGAGCTTTTTAAATTCAGGTAACCGCCCAGAGTGGATGATGATAACAAATTTACCAGTTCTTCCACCTGATCTTAGACCGCTAGTCAGCCTTGATGGTGGTAAATTTGCTGTTTCAGACGTAAATGACCTATATCGCCGCGTAATAAACAGAAATAGCCGTCTAAAACGTCTACTTGAGCTTGATGCACCTGAGATCATTATTAGAAATGAAAAGAGAATGCTTCAAGAAGCTGTTGATGCGCTATTTGATAATGGCCGCAGAGCAAATGCAGTAAAAGGTGCAAATAAGCGCCCACTAAAATCACTAAGCGAGATTATCAAAGGTAAGCAAGGCCGCTTCCGTCAGAATTTGCTAGGTAAGCGTGTTGACTTCTCTGGACGTTCTGTTATCGTCGTTGGTCCAAAGCTAAAGATGGATCAGTGTGGTCTTCCAAAGAAGATGGCTCTAGAGCTATTTAAGCCACATTTGCTTGCTCGCCTTGAAGAAAAAGGCTATGCAACAACTGTTAAGCAAGCTAAAAAGATGATAGAAGATAAGACAAATGAGGTTTGGGAGTGCCTAGAAGAGGTCGTTAAAGACTATCCAGTTATGCTAAACCGTGCTCCAACACTTCACAAACTTTCTATCCAGGCGTTTCACCCAGTGCTTGTTGAGGGCAAGGCGATTCAGCTTCACCCACTAGTTTGTGCGGCGTTCAACGCGGACTTCGACGGCGACCAAATGGCTGTTCACGTACCACTATCTCAAGAGGCTATCGCTGAGTGCAAAATTTTGATGCTTAGTTCAATGAATATTTTGCTTCCTGCAAGTGGTAAGGCTATCACAGTTCCTTCACAAGATATGGTTTTAGGAATTTATTATTTAAGCCTAGAGAGAAATGATGAAAAAGGTGCAAATAAAATTTTCTCAAGCGTTGATGAAGTAATGATCGCTGAAGAGGCTAATACCCTTGGTCTTCACGCTAAAATCAAGACTATGGTTGATAACAAGATCATCTTTACAACAGCTGGTCGCTTGATCTTAAGAGCAATACTTCCTGATTTTGTTCCTGAAAATATGTGGAATAAGATCATGAAGAAAAAAGATATTGCAAATTTGGTTGATTACGTTTATAGAAATGGCGGCCTTGAAGTAACGGCTGATTTCCTTGATAAGCTTAAAAATTTAGGCTTTAGATATGCTACAAAAGCAGGAATTTCTATCTCTATCGCAGATATCATCGTGCCAGATAGCAAGCAAAAATATATCGACGAAGCTAAGAAAAAAGTTCGTGAAATTCAAAAGCAATATGGCGCTGGTCTTTTAACAGATAGTGAGAGATACAACAAGATCATTGATATCTGGACAGATACAAACAACAGCGTTGCAAGCGAGATGATGAAGCTTATCCAAAATGATAAGGGCGGATTTAACTCTATTTATATGATGGCAGACTCGGGTGCGAGAGGTAGTGCAGCGCAGATTCGCCAGCTAGCTGGTATGCGTGGTCTTATGGCAAAACCTGATGGTTCGATCATTGAAACGCCAATTATTTCAAACTTCCGTGAAGGTCTAAATATAATGGAGTACTTTAACTCAACCCACGGAGCTAGAAAAGGTCTTGCGGATACCGCGCTAAAAACTGCTAACGCTGGTTACTTAACAAGAAAGCTAATCGACGTAGCTCAAAACGTTAAAGTAACAATGCATGACTGCGGTACGCACGAGGGCGTTGAAATCACAGATATTACAGAGAGTGGCGAGCTAATAGAGAGCCTTGAAGAGAGAGTTTTAGGCCGTGTTTTAGCAGATGATGTGATCGATCCTATAACTAATGAAATTTTATTTAGCGAAGGCACATTACTTGATGAAGAAAAAGCTAGAGCTATAACTGAGGCTGGTATAAAATCAGTGAGTATTAGAACGCCTATTACTTGCAAAGCACCTAAAGGTGTTTGTGCAAAATGCTACGGCTTAAATTTGGGTGAAGGTAAACTTGTAAAACCAGGTGAAGCAGTTGGTATCATTTCAGCCCAATCTATCGGTGAGCCAGGTACACAGCTAACACTAAGAACATTCCACATTGGTGGTACGGCTTCTACTGAGCAACAAGATCGTCAAGTAATCGCCCAAAAAGAAGGTTTTATCAGATATTACAACCTTAATACTTATGATAACGGCGATAAGAAGATCGTTGCAAATAGAAGAAGCGCGGCTGTACTACTTGTTGAGCCAAAGATTAAATCAACGATTGACGGCAAAATAGAGATCGAATATGCCCACGAAGATGTAAATATCGTGATAAAAGGTAAAAAAGAAGAGGTTAAATATACAATTAGAAGAAATGATCTTGCTAAGCCAAATGAATTAGCTGGTGTTAGCGGAAAGATCGAAGGAAAGATGTATATACCTTATGTAAGTGGCGATAAGGTAAAAGAGAACGAAAGTATCGTTGAGATCATAAAAGAGGGTTGGAATATTCCAAACCGTATCCCATACGCTAGTGAACTTAAAATTTCAGACGGAGATCCGGTAACTCGTAAAATTTTAGCTGACGCAAATGGTGTAGTTAAATTTTTCATATTAAAAGGTGATTATCTTGATAGGGTTAAAGATATCAAAAAAGGTCACAAAGTAACTGAAAAAGGTTTCTTTGTAGTTGTTTCTGATAAAGATGGACGTGAGGCGGTTCGCCATTATATCCCAAGAAATTCTATCATCCAAGTTTCTGATAATGATGCAGTTGAGAGAGCGACAGTAGTTTCGTTACCTGAAAAAGATGATAAGTTGATTATTGCTGAGTGGGACCCATACTCAACTCCAACTATTGCTGAAGAAGCTGGTGTGGTTAGCTTTGAGGATATTGAGCCAGGATATAGTGCGACTGAGCAAGCAGATGAGGCGACTGGACAAAGACGTCTTGTTATCAATGAGTATTTGCCAAGCGGTGTAAAACCTGCGATTATTATCGCTACTAAAAAAGGAAATTTAATTAAGTATCCGCTTGATCCAAAAACTGCGATCTTTGTCTCAAGTGGTGATGAAGTAGCTCAGGCTGATATTTTGGCCAAGACCCCAAAAGCTGTTGCTAAGTCAAAAGATATTACCGGCGGTCTTCCAAGAGTTAGTGAGCTATTTGAAGCAAGACGCCCTAAAAATACAGCTATCGTTGCAGAGATTGATGGTGTGGTTAGATTTGACAAGCCACTTCGCTCAAAAGAGCGCATAATCATCCAAGCTGAAGATGGCACAACTGCTGAGTATTTGATCGAGAAAAGTCGTCAGATACAAGTAAGAGATGGGGAATTTGTCCATGCTGGCGAGAAACTAACTGATGGGCTAATCTCAAGCCACGATATTTTAAGAATTCTTGGCGAAAAAGCGCTTCACTACTATTTGATTAGCGAGATTCAACAAGTTTATCGCCGCCAAGGTGTTGCGATCGCTGATAAGCACATCGAGATCATCGTATCACAAATGCTTCGCCAAGTTAAAATCGTTGATAGCGGAAATACAAATTTCATAGTTGGCGATATGGTTTCAAGAAATAAATTTAAAGAAGAGAATGAGCGCATTATGAACATGGGCGGTGAGCCAGCTATTGCTGAGCCGATCTTATTAGGCGTTACAAGAGCAGCTATCGGAAGTGATAGTGTGATCTCTGCTGCATCGTTCCAAGAGACAACTAAAGTCTTAACAGAAGCATCGATTGCTGCTAAATTTGACTATCTTGAGGATCTAAAAGAGAACGTTATCCTCGGACGTATGATCCCAGTTGGAACTGGTTTTTATAAGGATAAAAAAGTAAAAATCAAAGAAAACTAG